One Bradyrhizobium zhanjiangense DNA segment encodes these proteins:
- the tkt gene encoding transketolase: MMQFDATRMANTQVDHTRMANAIRGLSMDAVEKAKSGHPGLPMGAADIATVLFTQFLKFDAAAPAWPDRDRFVLSAGHGSMLLYSLLYLTGNSEMTLDQIKQFRQVDSLTPGHPENFRTKGIETTTGPLGQGISTAVGMALAEKMLAAEFGKKIVDHHTYVLASDGDLMEGVSQEAIAMAGHWKLNKLIVLYDDNGISIDGPTSIADSVDQVKRFKAAGWAAEKIDGQNQAAIADAITRAKKSNKPTLIACRTTIGFGAPHKAGTSKVHGEALGADELKAAKENLGISLEPFSVPDDVLKAWRAAGSRGAVARLEWEGRLGELGSRKRAEFERRLRHERPASLAKALRAHKKELLEKPLTAATRKSSEAAIEAIAAAMPMEFLAGSADLTGSNNNKAKSATAFSAKTPKGRFIHYGIREHGMAAAMNGIFLHGGFAPNGATFLVFTDYARPAMRLAALMGSGVVYVMTHDSIGLGEDGPTHQPVEHLAALRAIPNMRVFRPCDAIEVAECWELALNRIDGPTVLALTRQNLPQLRTTAPNDNPCAAGAYELVAAQGEAKVTLFASGSEVEIAVAAQKQLAERGIASRVVSVPSLELLLAQPEAKRAAIIGNAPVKIAIEAAVRWGWDAVIGQDGEFIGMHSFGESGPAKELYKHFGITTEATVNAVLKRVS, translated from the coding sequence ATGATGCAGTTCGATGCCACCCGTATGGCGAATACGCAGGTCGATCACACCCGTATGGCCAACGCGATCCGCGGGCTCTCGATGGACGCCGTCGAGAAGGCTAAATCGGGCCATCCGGGCCTGCCGATGGGTGCGGCCGACATCGCCACGGTGCTGTTCACGCAGTTCCTGAAATTCGACGCTGCCGCGCCCGCCTGGCCCGATCGCGACCGCTTCGTGCTCTCGGCCGGCCACGGCTCGATGCTGCTCTATTCGCTGCTGTACCTGACCGGCAATTCCGAGATGACGCTGGACCAGATCAAGCAGTTCCGCCAGGTCGACTCACTCACGCCTGGCCACCCCGAGAATTTCCGCACCAAGGGCATCGAGACCACCACCGGGCCGCTCGGCCAGGGCATCTCGACCGCAGTCGGCATGGCACTGGCCGAGAAGATGCTCGCCGCCGAGTTCGGCAAGAAGATCGTCGACCACCACACCTATGTGCTCGCCTCCGACGGCGACCTGATGGAAGGCGTGTCGCAGGAAGCGATCGCGATGGCCGGGCACTGGAAGCTCAACAAGCTGATCGTGCTCTACGACGACAACGGCATCTCGATCGACGGCCCGACCTCGATCGCGGATTCCGTCGACCAGGTGAAGCGCTTCAAAGCGGCGGGCTGGGCCGCCGAGAAGATCGACGGCCAGAACCAGGCCGCGATCGCCGACGCCATCACGCGCGCCAAGAAATCGAACAAGCCGACGCTGATCGCCTGCCGCACCACCATCGGTTTCGGCGCGCCGCACAAGGCCGGCACGTCGAAGGTGCATGGCGAGGCGCTAGGGGCCGACGAGCTCAAGGCCGCCAAGGAAAATCTCGGCATCTCGCTCGAGCCGTTCTCCGTGCCTGATGACGTGCTGAAGGCGTGGCGCGCGGCCGGCAGCCGCGGCGCTGTGGCGCGGCTGGAATGGGAAGGACGGCTTGGTGAGCTCGGCAGCCGCAAGCGTGCCGAGTTCGAGCGCCGCCTGCGCCATGAGCGTCCGGCTTCGCTGGCGAAGGCGCTGCGCGCGCACAAGAAGGAACTGCTGGAGAAGCCGCTGACGGCGGCGACGCGCAAATCGTCGGAAGCGGCGATCGAGGCGATTGCAGCCGCGATGCCGATGGAATTCCTGGCCGGCTCCGCCGACCTCACCGGCTCCAACAACAACAAGGCGAAATCGGCGACCGCCTTCTCGGCCAAGACGCCGAAGGGCCGCTTCATCCATTACGGCATCCGCGAGCACGGCATGGCCGCTGCGATGAACGGCATCTTCCTGCACGGCGGCTTCGCGCCGAACGGCGCGACCTTCCTGGTGTTCACCGACTACGCCCGGCCCGCGATGCGCCTTGCCGCGCTGATGGGCTCCGGCGTCGTCTATGTGATGACGCACGATTCCATCGGTCTCGGCGAAGACGGGCCGACCCATCAGCCGGTCGAGCATCTCGCCGCACTTCGCGCCATTCCCAACATGCGCGTGTTCCGTCCCTGCGATGCCATCGAGGTCGCCGAGTGCTGGGAGCTCGCGCTCAACCGCATCGACGGCCCGACCGTGCTGGCGCTGACGCGCCAGAACCTGCCGCAGCTCCGTACCACCGCACCGAACGACAATCCCTGCGCAGCTGGTGCCTATGAGCTGGTCGCAGCCCAAGGCGAAGCCAAGGTGACGCTGTTCGCCTCGGGCTCCGAGGTCGAGATCGCGGTCGCCGCCCAGAAGCAGCTCGCCGAGCGCGGCATCGCGTCACGGGTGGTTTCTGTTCCTTCGCTCGAGCTGTTGTTAGCGCAACCAGAGGCGAAACGCGCCGCAATCATCGGTAACGCACCGGTGAAGATTGCGATCGAGGCCGCCGTGCGTTGGGGCTGGGATGCCGTGATCGGCCAGGATGGCGAATTCATCGGCATGCATTCCTTCGGCGAAAGCGGTCCTGCCAAGGAGCTTTACAAGCATTTCGGCATTACTACCGAGGCCACGGTTAACGCTGTGCTGAAGCGCGTTTCCTGA
- the gap gene encoding type I glyceraldehyde-3-phosphate dehydrogenase — MAVRVAINGFGRIGRNVLRAIAESGRKDIVVVGINDLGPVETNAHLLRFDSVHGRFPGTVTVDGDSISLGNGKIKVTAERDPSKLPWKDLGVDVALECTGIFTSKDKASAHLTAGAKRVLVSAPADGADATIVYGVNHDTLTKDHLVVSNGSCTTNCLAPVAKVLNDLVGIETGFMTTIHAYTGDQPTLDTLHKDLYRGRAAAMSMIPTSTGAAKAIGLVLPELKGKLDGVAIRVPTPNVSVVDLKIVAKRATDAKEVNAAMKRASEQQLKGILGYTSAPNVSIDFNHDPHSSTFHEDQTKVQNGTLVRVMSWYDNEWGFSNRMADTAVAIAKVI; from the coding sequence ATGGCAGTCCGCGTCGCAATTAACGGTTTTGGTCGCATCGGCCGCAATGTGCTGCGGGCTATCGCCGAGTCAGGCCGCAAGGACATCGTGGTCGTCGGCATCAACGATCTCGGCCCGGTCGAGACCAACGCCCATCTGCTCCGTTTCGATAGCGTCCATGGCCGTTTCCCCGGCACCGTCACCGTCGATGGTGACTCGATCAGCCTCGGCAACGGCAAGATCAAGGTGACCGCCGAGCGCGATCCCTCGAAGCTGCCGTGGAAGGATCTCGGCGTCGATGTCGCGCTGGAATGCACCGGCATCTTCACATCGAAGGACAAGGCCTCCGCGCATCTGACCGCCGGCGCCAAGCGCGTGCTGGTTTCCGCGCCCGCCGACGGCGCCGATGCAACCATCGTCTACGGCGTCAACCACGACACGCTGACCAAGGATCATCTGGTCGTCTCCAACGGCTCCTGCACCACCAACTGCCTCGCGCCGGTCGCCAAGGTGCTGAACGATCTCGTCGGCATCGAGACCGGCTTCATGACCACGATCCATGCCTATACCGGCGACCAGCCGACGCTGGACACGCTGCACAAGGATCTCTACCGCGGCCGTGCGGCTGCGATGTCGATGATCCCGACCTCGACCGGCGCCGCCAAGGCGATCGGCCTCGTGCTGCCCGAGCTGAAGGGCAAGCTCGACGGCGTCGCGATCCGCGTGCCGACGCCGAACGTCTCGGTCGTCGACCTCAAGATCGTCGCCAAGCGCGCCACCGACGCCAAGGAGGTCAACGCGGCGATGAAGCGCGCCTCCGAGCAGCAGCTCAAGGGCATCCTCGGCTACACCAGCGCGCCGAACGTCTCGATCGACTTCAACCACGATCCGCACTCCTCGACCTTCCACGAGGACCAGACCAAGGTGCAGAACGGCACGCTGGTGCGCGTGATGTCCTGGTACGACAACGAGTGGGGCTTCTCGAACCGCATGGCGGACACCGCCGTCGCGATCGCGAAGGTGATCTAA
- a CDS encoding phosphoglycerate kinase yields the protein MAKFRTLDDVDVKGKRVLLRVDLNVPMENGRVSDATRLERVAPTISEISDKGGKVILLAHFGRPKGRDAKDSLKPVAEALSKVVKKPVAFADDCIGEPAATAVAGLKDGDILCLENTRFHKEEEKNDPAFVAELAKLGDIWVNDAFSAAHRAHASTEGLGHKLPAYAGRTMQAELDALEKALGSPTKPVIAIIGGAKVSTKIDLLENLVNKVDALVIGGGMANTFLHAQGVAVGKSLAEKDLAATALRIMEKASAANCAIILPVDATVAYHFAANAPSHAYGLDAIPADGMILDVGPQSVARVHAAIDDAATLVWNGPLGAFEMQPFDRGTVAAARHAAERTKDKKLISIAGGGDTVAALNQAGVAGSFTYVSTAGGAFLEWMEGKPLPGVEVLRVS from the coding sequence ATGGCCAAATTCCGCACCCTCGACGACGTCGATGTGAAGGGCAAACGCGTATTGCTGCGCGTCGACCTCAACGTACCCATGGAGAATGGGCGCGTCAGCGACGCAACGCGGCTCGAGCGCGTCGCACCGACCATCAGCGAGATCTCCGACAAGGGCGGCAAGGTCATCCTGCTCGCACATTTCGGCCGGCCGAAGGGCCGCGATGCCAAGGACTCGCTCAAGCCCGTCGCGGAAGCGCTGTCCAAGGTCGTGAAAAAGCCCGTCGCGTTCGCGGACGATTGCATCGGCGAGCCTGCGGCCACAGCCGTCGCCGGCTTGAAGGACGGCGACATCCTCTGCCTGGAAAACACCCGCTTCCACAAGGAAGAGGAAAAGAACGATCCCGCCTTCGTCGCGGAGCTGGCAAAGCTCGGCGACATCTGGGTCAATGACGCCTTCTCGGCCGCGCATCGTGCCCACGCTTCGACCGAGGGCCTCGGCCACAAGCTGCCGGCCTATGCCGGCCGCACCATGCAGGCCGAGCTCGACGCGCTGGAGAAGGCGCTGGGCTCGCCGACCAAACCGGTCATCGCGATCATCGGCGGCGCAAAAGTCTCGACCAAGATCGATCTGCTCGAAAACCTCGTGAACAAGGTCGACGCGCTCGTGATCGGCGGCGGCATGGCCAACACCTTCCTGCACGCCCAGGGCGTCGCGGTCGGCAAGTCGCTGGCCGAGAAGGATCTCGCCGCCACCGCGCTGCGCATCATGGAGAAGGCAAGCGCCGCCAACTGCGCGATCATCCTCCCCGTGGACGCCACCGTCGCCTATCATTTCGCCGCCAACGCGCCCTCGCACGCCTATGGGCTCGACGCGATCCCCGCCGACGGCATGATCCTCGACGTCGGCCCGCAATCGGTGGCGCGCGTCCACGCCGCGATCGACGATGCCGCAACGCTGGTCTGGAACGGACCGCTCGGGGCCTTCGAGATGCAGCCATTCGACCGCGGCACGGTCGCGGCCGCCAGGCACGCCGCCGAGCGCACCAAGGACAAGAAGCTGATCTCGATCGCCGGCGGCGGCGACACCGTCGCCGCGCTCAACCAGGCCGGCGTCGCCGGCAGTTTCACCTATGTCTCGACCGCCGGTGGCGCGTTCCTTGAATGGATGGAAGGCAAGCCCTTGCCCGGCGTCGAGGTGCTGCGCGTCAGTTAA
- the fba gene encoding class II fructose-bisphosphate aldolase (catalyzes the reversible aldol condensation of dihydroxyacetonephosphate and glyceraldehyde 3-phosphate in the Calvin cycle, glycolysis, and/or gluconeogenesis) yields MARITLRQLLDHAAENDYGVPAFNINNMEQALAIMDAANQVDAPVIIQASRGARSYANDVMLKHMMDAVTEIYPHIPVCVHLDHGNEPATCMTAIQSGFTSVMMDGSLKADGKTPGDWGYNVGVTKTVTDMAHLGGISVEGELGVLGSLETGMGDKEDGHGAEGKLSHDQLLTNPDEAVKFVQETKVDALAIAMGTSHGAYKFTRKPDGDILAMNVIEEIHRKLPNTHLVMHGSSSVPQDLQDIINAYGGKMKPTWGVPVAEIQRGIKNGVRKINIDTDNRMAMTGQIRKVLKDNPEEFDPRKYLKPAMEAMTKLCKQRLQEFNTAGQASKIKKVLTTAEMAKRYAKGELDPRVA; encoded by the coding sequence ATGGCTCGGATCACGTTACGTCAATTGCTCGACCACGCGGCGGAGAACGATTACGGCGTACCGGCCTTCAATATCAACAACATGGAGCAGGCGCTGGCGATCATGGACGCGGCCAACCAGGTCGACGCGCCCGTCATCATCCAGGCCTCGCGCGGTGCGCGCTCCTACGCCAACGACGTCATGCTCAAGCATATGATGGATGCGGTGACCGAGATCTATCCGCATATTCCGGTCTGCGTGCATCTCGACCACGGCAACGAGCCGGCGACCTGCATGACCGCGATCCAGTCCGGCTTCACCTCGGTGATGATGGACGGCTCGCTCAAGGCCGACGGCAAGACCCCCGGCGACTGGGGCTACAATGTCGGCGTCACCAAGACCGTGACCGACATGGCCCATCTCGGCGGCATCTCGGTGGAAGGCGAACTCGGCGTGCTCGGCTCGCTCGAGACCGGCATGGGCGACAAGGAAGACGGCCACGGTGCCGAAGGCAAGCTCAGCCACGACCAGCTGCTGACCAATCCGGACGAGGCCGTGAAGTTCGTGCAGGAGACCAAGGTCGACGCGCTCGCGATCGCGATGGGGACTTCTCACGGTGCTTACAAATTTACCCGCAAGCCCGACGGCGACATCCTCGCCATGAACGTGATCGAGGAGATCCACCGCAAGCTGCCGAACACGCATCTCGTGATGCATGGTTCGTCCTCGGTGCCGCAGGACCTCCAGGACATCATCAACGCCTATGGCGGCAAGATGAAGCCGACCTGGGGCGTCCCGGTCGCCGAGATCCAGCGCGGCATCAAGAACGGCGTGCGCAAGATCAACATCGACACCGACAACCGCATGGCGATGACCGGCCAGATCCGGAAAGTGCTCAAGGACAATCCGGAAGAGTTCGATCCGCGCAAGTATCTGAAGCCCGCAATGGAAGCGATGACCAAGCTGTGCAAGCAGCGGCTCCAGGAGTTCAATACCGCCGGCCAGGCCTCGAAGATCAAGAAGGTCCTGACCACCGCCGAAATGGCCAAGCGCTACGCCAAGGGCGAGCTCGACCCCCGCGTCGCATAG